A single genomic interval of Caretta caretta isolate rCarCar2 chromosome 23, rCarCar1.hap1, whole genome shotgun sequence harbors:
- the LOC142069918 gene encoding maestro heat-like repeat-containing protein family member 2A, with product MEVLLPWTASKEVHVRLRAVGRITWLTKFISGQHKFKGVEEFRVLGQLVGCLTLCSAEQEQEICRSAMEGLHHLYAFMLWQKRTTLAKQSAEYLQVFREWRAENSFWVTWFTNTSNIAMMFGKYFNPSERMDFLLTAIEGMRDTSVHDSVAARHMLHVILWVPSPSLERVRAAVRTACWGSPSVGDSVSGRSALLGGRSCAMRGVSEAVMSVYHNLDSISEPLAQQQLLKALVVLGNQDSKEVVTTLLGCSLSCDSVAVEMWRVLTSHPKTAGKVLRELLDRLQERPLRQHHDVSQQEAGVAPLAVGKLQHQLPVVVEQLHEADRDVISNAITVLRDILAGMDRQSASPVAVRVAEKLLPFFHDESSKLRVLSITLFKHLLELVRGPSRRKMKEHVLRSLVPLLLLLHDERPNVSQVCWDTLRSAVEFLRWSQLSALVQKKELWRGCDCLVACYKGRAETFLCQAMAFVENPQAPIREAAIRFLGLTARQLDQQSQENLDAICKVLKGFQQDSKSSVSCLALQTMLILKACKKHRPARASLRTLLHRMRLTHTRENPDIEVAQLPQ from the exons GTCCTGCTCCCCTGGACCGCATCCAAGGAGGTGCATGTGCGGCTGAGGGCAGTGGGAAGAATCACCTGGCTGACCAAATTCATCTCCGGTCAACACAAATTCAAG GGAGTGGAGGAGTTCAGAGTCTTGGGCCAGCTGGTGGGCTGTCTCACcctgtgcagtgctgagcaggagcaggagatCTGCCGATCGGCTATGGAGGGACTTCACCACCTCTACGCCTTCATGCTGTGGCAAAAAC GCACGACGCTGGCAAAGCAGAGTGCAGAGTATCTGCAGGTCTTCAGGGAGTGGCGAGCGGAGAACAGCTTCTGGGTCACCTGGTTCACCAACACCAGCAATATCGCCATG ATGTTTGGGAAGTACTTCAACCCATCCGAGCGCATGGACTTCCTCCTCACTGCTATCGAGGGAATGAGAGACACCAGCGTCCATGACTCGGTGGCGGCCAGGCACATGCTGCATGTGATCCTGTGGGTCCCCAGCCCAAGCTTGGAGAGGGTAAGAGCTGCAGTGAGAACAGCCTGCTGGGGGAGCCCATCCGTGGGAGACTCTGTCTCTGGGCGCTCGGCATTACTGGGGGGCAGGTCCTGTGCAATGCGGGGG GTGTCGGAGGCTGTGATGAGCGTGTACCACAACCTGGACTCCATCAGCGAGCCgctggcccagcagcagctgctcaaggCCCTTGTCGTGCTGGGCAACCAGGACAGCAAGGAGGTGGTCACAACCCTGCTGGGCTGCTCGCTGTCATGTGACAG CGTTGCTGTGGAGATGTGGAGGGTGCTGACATCCCACCCCAAGACCGCAGGAAAGGTCCTACGGGAGCTGCTCGACAGGCTGCAGGAGCGGCCGCTGCGCCAGCATCACGACGTCTCTCAGCAAGAGGCTGGCGTCGCCCCCTTGGCC gtggggaaactccaGCATCAACTGCCAGTCGTCGTGGAGCAGCTACACGAGGCAGACAGGGACGTCATCTCCAACGCCATCACCGTGCTGAGAGACATCCTCGCCGGCATGGACAGGCAGAGCGCCAGCCCCGTGGCTGTGCGAGTGGCTGAGAAACTCCTGCCGTTCTTTCATGAT GAGTCCAGCAAACTCCGGGTGCTCTCCATCACCCTCTTTAAACACCTGCTGGAGCTTGTAAGGGGGCCCAgcaggaggaagatgaaggaGCACGTCCTCCGCAGCCTggtccctctgctcctcctcctgcacgATGAGCGTCCCAATGTGTCCCAG GTGTGTTGGGATACCCTCAGGAGTGCGGTGGAATTTCTAAGGTGGAGCCAGCTCAGTGCTCTCGTCCAGAAAAAGGAGCTTTGGCGAGGCTGTGACTGCCTG gtggcgtGCTACAAGGGGAGGGCAGAAACCTTCCTCTGCCAGGCCATGGCCTTTGTGGAAAACCCGCAGGCTCCCATTAGAGAAGCGGCCATCAGGTTTCTAG ggctCACTGCCCGGCAGCTGGACCAGCAGAGCCAGGAGAATTTGGATGCCATCTGCAAGG TCCTCAAAGGCTTCCAGCAGGACAGCAAGTCCTCTGTCAGTTGCCTGGCTTTGCAGACCATGCTGATCCTCAAGGCCTGCAAGAAACACCGTCCAGCCCGCGCCAGCCTACGGACACTCTTGCACAGGATGAGACTGACGCATACAAGGGAGAACCCAGACATTGAAGTTGCCCAGCTGCCCCAGTAA